In Streptomyces sp. NBC_01439, the following are encoded in one genomic region:
- a CDS encoding ornithine cyclodeaminase family protein, protein MAALLGPAAAADAVAAALHGGLDPESCPPRSAIDVPGGGELLLMPAASGAYAGVKIAGVAPGNPTRGLPRITGSYLLLDGPTLRPLALMDGAALTTLRTPAVSALALRHLAPAGRPLRLVLFGSGPQAHGHLEAVLAVRELAEVVVVARDPGGAERLAAYARTLGPAARTGTPKAVADADLVICCTTAREPLFDGRLVGPEATVVAVGSHEPTARETDTALVRRAAVYVESRAAALREAGDLLVPEAEGAIGPGHITGTLADLVGGRMPVGGPRSCPQLFKSVGMAWEDLAVAVALYEAAGV, encoded by the coding sequence ATGGCCGCCCTGCTCGGTCCGGCGGCGGCCGCCGACGCCGTGGCCGCCGCCCTGCACGGCGGCCTCGACCCGGAGAGCTGCCCGCCGCGTTCCGCGATCGACGTGCCGGGCGGGGGCGAACTGCTCCTGATGCCCGCCGCGTCCGGCGCGTACGCCGGGGTGAAGATCGCCGGGGTCGCGCCCGGGAACCCTACGCGCGGGCTGCCCAGGATCACCGGCTCCTACCTCCTCCTGGACGGGCCCACCCTGCGCCCGCTGGCCCTGATGGACGGCGCGGCGCTGACCACCCTGCGCACCCCGGCGGTCTCCGCCCTCGCGCTGCGCCACCTGGCGCCCGCCGGGCGGCCGCTGCGCCTGGTGCTCTTCGGGTCGGGGCCGCAGGCGCACGGGCATCTGGAAGCGGTGCTGGCCGTGCGGGAGTTGGCCGAGGTGGTGGTGGTCGCCCGAGACCCGGGGGGCGCGGAGCGGCTCGCCGCGTACGCCCGCACCCTGGGCCCGGCCGCCCGGACCGGCACCCCGAAGGCGGTGGCCGACGCCGACCTGGTGATCTGCTGCACCACGGCCCGGGAACCGCTCTTCGACGGGCGCCTCGTCGGGCCGGAGGCCACCGTCGTCGCCGTCGGCTCGCACGAGCCGACGGCCCGGGAGACGGACACCGCCCTCGTGCGACGGGCGGCGGTGTACGTGGAGTCCCGGGCGGCGGCGCTGCGCGAGGCGGGGGACCTGCTGGTCCCGGAGGCCGAGGGGGCCATCGGGCCCGGTCACATCACCGGCACCCTCGCCGATCTGGTGGGCGGCCGGATGCCGGTGGGCGGGCCGCGGAGTTGTCCACAACTCTTCAAGAGCGTGGGCATGGCCTGGGAAGATCTCGCTGTGGCGGTCGCGCTGTACGAGGCCGCCGGAGTGTGA
- a CDS encoding proline racemase family protein, with the protein MITVRTVDYHTAGEPFRIVDCAREGMPPVPGDTVAERCATVIGPGGSGTAPRRGALDDVRRLLVQEPRGHAGMYGGFVVPADDDGAHFGVLFWHKDGYSTACGHGTMALGVWAVDTGRVAAPDDGDAPVRIDVPSGRVTATVHRGGGRTTGVTFRNVPARVGARKVPVATSFGLAEVDIAHAGACYAAVRARDLGLDVNRAALPALVRAGQEIRAALATHPATWHPAGPLLSGVYGVILHEELPDTPFGPHQRNVTVFADGQIDRSPCGSGTSARLALLAEDGRLGPGEDLLHESVTGTVFTGRMLDGGVTEVTGTAHRTGEHAFVVDPHDALGTGFLL; encoded by the coding sequence GTGATCACCGTCCGCACGGTGGACTACCACACCGCCGGCGAGCCCTTCCGGATCGTCGACTGCGCACGGGAAGGGATGCCGCCGGTCCCCGGGGACACCGTCGCCGAGCGCTGCGCCACCGTCATCGGCCCGGGCGGTTCCGGGACGGCCCCGCGCCGGGGCGCGCTGGACGACGTACGGCGCCTGCTCGTGCAGGAGCCGCGCGGGCACGCCGGGATGTACGGAGGGTTCGTGGTCCCGGCCGACGACGACGGCGCCCACTTCGGCGTGCTGTTCTGGCACAAGGACGGCTACTCCACCGCCTGCGGCCACGGCACCATGGCCCTCGGGGTCTGGGCCGTGGACACCGGCCGGGTCGCGGCCCCGGACGACGGGGACGCCCCGGTGCGCATCGACGTACCGTCCGGGCGGGTCACCGCCACCGTCCACCGCGGCGGAGGCCGCACCACCGGGGTCACCTTCCGCAACGTCCCGGCCCGGGTCGGGGCCCGCAAGGTGCCCGTCGCCACCTCGTTCGGACTCGCCGAGGTGGACATCGCGCACGCCGGGGCCTGTTACGCCGCCGTCCGCGCGCGCGACCTCGGCCTGGACGTCAACCGGGCGGCGCTGCCCGCCCTGGTGCGGGCCGGACAGGAGATCAGGGCGGCGCTGGCCACCCACCCCGCCACCTGGCACCCGGCCGGCCCGCTGCTCTCCGGGGTCTACGGGGTGATCCTCCACGAGGAGCTGCCCGACACCCCCTTCGGGCCCCACCAGCGCAACGTCACCGTCTTCGCCGACGGGCAGATCGACCGCTCGCCCTGCGGCTCCGGCACCTCGGCGCGGCTGGCGCTGCTCGCCGAGGACGGGCGGCTCGGCCCGGGCGAGGACCTGCTGCACGAGTCGGTCACGGGCACGGTGTTCACCGGGCGGATGCTGGACGGCGGGGTCACCGAGGTCACCGGAACCGCCCACCGCACCGGCGAACACGCCTTCGTGGTCGACCCGCACGACGCCCTCGGCACCGGATTCCTCCTGTGA
- a CDS encoding proline racemase family protein: MRTRHVYHAVDSHTEGMPTRVITGGVGVIPGATMAEKRLHFIEHTDHVRTLLMYEPRGHSAMSGAILQPPTRPDADYGVLYIEVSGLLPMCGHGTIGVATVLVETGMVPVVEPVTTVRLDTPAGLVSVDVRVEDGAATAVTLTNVPSFSVGLDLKTEVPGFGALTYDLAYGGNFYAFVELDSLGLPFDRARRDDLLAAGLAVMDAINAGPDRPVHPENPSIAGVKHVYLAAPGSDAHRSRHAMAIHPGWFDRSPCGTGTSARMAQLHARGLLELGADFVNESFIGTEFTGRLVGETTVGGLPAVVPTVTGRAWITGTAQYFLDPTDPFPGGFLL; this comes from the coding sequence ATGCGTACGCGCCACGTCTACCACGCGGTGGACTCGCACACCGAGGGCATGCCGACCCGGGTCATCACCGGAGGAGTCGGGGTGATCCCCGGCGCCACCATGGCCGAGAAGCGACTCCACTTCATCGAGCACACGGACCACGTCCGGACCCTGCTCATGTACGAGCCGCGCGGGCACTCCGCGATGAGCGGCGCGATCCTGCAGCCCCCGACCCGCCCGGACGCCGACTACGGGGTCCTCTACATCGAGGTGTCGGGCCTGCTCCCCATGTGCGGGCACGGCACCATCGGGGTCGCCACCGTCCTCGTCGAGACCGGCATGGTGCCGGTCGTCGAGCCGGTCACCACCGTCCGGCTCGACACCCCGGCCGGGCTGGTGAGCGTGGACGTCCGGGTCGAGGACGGTGCGGCGACCGCCGTCACCCTCACCAACGTGCCCTCCTTCAGCGTCGGCCTCGACCTCAAGACCGAGGTCCCCGGCTTCGGCGCGCTCACCTACGACCTGGCCTACGGCGGCAACTTCTACGCCTTCGTCGAACTCGATTCCCTCGGGCTGCCCTTCGACCGGGCCCGGCGGGACGACCTGCTCGCCGCCGGCCTCGCGGTGATGGACGCGATCAACGCCGGCCCCGACCGGCCCGTCCACCCCGAGAACCCCTCCATCGCCGGGGTCAAGCACGTCTACCTCGCCGCCCCCGGCTCCGACGCCCACCGCTCCCGGCACGCCATGGCCATCCACCCCGGCTGGTTCGACCGCTCGCCCTGCGGTACGGGGACCAGCGCGCGGATGGCCCAGCTGCACGCCCGCGGCCTGCTGGAGCTCGGCGCGGACTTCGTCAACGAGTCCTTCATCGGAACCGAGTTCACCGGCCGGCTGGTCGGAGAGACCACCGTCGGCGGCCTCCCGGCCGTGGTCCCCACGGTCACCGGCCGGGCCTGGATCACCGGCACCGCCCAGTACTTCCTCGACCCCACCGACCCCTTCCCCGGAGGGTTCCTCCTGTGA
- a CDS encoding dihydrodipicolinate synthase family protein: protein MTHAHTPAPRTRPWHGIMVATALPMREDLTVDHDAYAEHVAWLIANGCDGVVPNGSLGEYQTLTDEERAAVVRTAVEAAGDGARVMPGVAAYGSAEARRWADQAAEAGAGSVLLLPPNAFRADEDAVRAHYAEVARAGLPVVAYNNPIDTKVDLTPDLLARLHADGSIVAVKEFSGDVRRGYEIAELAPGLDLLIGADDVLLELALAGAVGWIAGYPNALPRSCAQLYRAAVAGDLETALPLYKSLHSLLRWDSKTEFVQAIKLSMDLAGRPGGATRPPRFPLTGETEAAVRAATEKALAEGLN, encoded by the coding sequence ATGACCCACGCGCACACCCCCGCGCCCCGCACCCGCCCCTGGCACGGAATCATGGTCGCCACCGCGCTCCCGATGCGCGAGGACCTCACCGTCGATCACGACGCGTACGCCGAGCACGTGGCCTGGCTGATCGCCAACGGCTGCGACGGCGTGGTCCCCAACGGCTCCCTGGGGGAGTACCAGACCCTCACCGACGAGGAGCGGGCGGCCGTCGTGCGCACCGCCGTCGAGGCGGCCGGCGACGGCGCCCGCGTCATGCCCGGCGTCGCCGCCTACGGCAGCGCCGAGGCCCGCCGTTGGGCCGATCAGGCCGCCGAGGCCGGCGCCGGCTCCGTACTCCTGCTGCCCCCCAACGCCTTCCGGGCCGACGAGGACGCCGTACGCGCCCACTACGCCGAGGTCGCCCGCGCCGGGCTGCCCGTCGTCGCGTACAACAACCCCATCGACACCAAGGTGGACCTGACCCCGGACCTGCTCGCCCGGCTCCACGCAGACGGGTCCATCGTCGCCGTCAAGGAGTTCAGCGGGGACGTGCGCCGCGGCTACGAGATCGCCGAGCTCGCCCCCGGCCTCGACCTGCTGATCGGCGCCGACGACGTCCTCCTCGAACTCGCCCTCGCGGGCGCCGTCGGCTGGATCGCCGGCTACCCCAACGCCCTGCCGCGCTCCTGCGCCCAGCTCTACCGGGCCGCCGTCGCCGGGGACCTGGAGACCGCCCTGCCGCTCTACAAGTCCCTGCACTCGCTGCTGCGCTGGGACTCCAAGACCGAGTTCGTCCAGGCCATCAAGCTCTCCATGGACCTGGCCGGGCGCCCCGGCGGCGCCACCCGCCCGCCGCGCTTCCCGCTCACCGGCGAGACCGAGGCCGCCGTCCGCGCCGCTACCGAGAAGGCCCTCGCCGAGGGCCTCAACTAG
- a CDS encoding FAD/NAD(P)-dependent oxidoreductase: MSERASAAGPAPAGAGPVDLAVVGAGPAGLAAAVTAAGLGLRVTLLDAGDRPGGQFYRHPAPGLGAARPEALHHGWAQFATREAALRAHESAGRITYLPLHHVWTIVPGGAAGDRRGHAAPATEWILHAVAGHAPEERAATVTARAVLIATGAYERQLPFPGWTLPGVVGAGGAQAMLKAGLVLPGRRVVVAGSGPLLLAVAGSLAAAGAVVPAVVEAAAYTAYAGRVPALLRNPGKLVEAATYGGALARHHVRLLTRHAVTEAHGTDRVEAVTVARLDRDWRPLPGTGRRIPCDALAVGHGLVPQLELATGLGCATRTGPDGTVALVLDAEQRTSVPGIWSAGETGGIGGAQLALTEGELAAHSIAGALPGSRLTRGRARLRAFADAMAAAHRPGEGWTGWLRDDAVVCRCEEVSAGRIREAVGDLGARDARSVKLLTRAGMGWCQGRMCGPAVAALAGEEPVPDRRPLSCPVPLRHLAELPCAEH; this comes from the coding sequence GTGTCGGAGCGGGCATCTGCCGCCGGTCCCGCGCCCGCCGGCGCGGGTCCGGTCGACCTGGCCGTCGTCGGGGCCGGTCCGGCGGGCCTCGCCGCCGCCGTCACGGCCGCCGGCCTCGGCCTGCGGGTGACCCTCCTCGACGCGGGCGACCGCCCGGGCGGGCAGTTCTACCGCCACCCCGCCCCGGGCCTGGGCGCGGCCCGACCCGAGGCGCTGCACCACGGCTGGGCGCAGTTCGCGACCCGCGAAGCCGCCCTGCGCGCCCACGAGTCGGCCGGCCGGATCACCTACCTCCCGCTCCACCACGTGTGGACGATCGTCCCGGGCGGGGCGGCCGGGGACCGCCGCGGGCACGCCGCGCCCGCCACCGAGTGGATCCTGCACGCCGTCGCCGGTCACGCCCCCGAGGAGCGGGCCGCGACCGTCACGGCCCGGGCCGTGCTCATCGCCACCGGCGCCTACGAGCGGCAACTGCCCTTCCCCGGCTGGACCCTGCCGGGAGTGGTCGGGGCCGGCGGGGCGCAGGCCATGCTCAAGGCAGGGCTGGTCCTACCGGGCCGGCGGGTGGTCGTCGCGGGCAGTGGGCCGCTGTTGCTGGCCGTGGCCGGGTCGCTCGCCGCCGCCGGAGCCGTCGTGCCCGCCGTGGTGGAGGCCGCCGCCTACACCGCGTACGCGGGCCGGGTCCCCGCCCTGCTGCGCAACCCCGGCAAGCTCGTCGAGGCCGCCACCTACGGCGGGGCGCTGGCCCGCCACCACGTCCGGCTCCTCACCCGGCACGCCGTCACCGAGGCGCACGGCACCGACCGGGTCGAGGCCGTCACCGTGGCCCGGCTCGACCGCGACTGGCGACCGCTGCCCGGTACCGGCCGCCGGATCCCCTGCGACGCCCTGGCCGTCGGCCACGGGCTGGTGCCCCAGCTGGAACTCGCCACCGGCCTCGGCTGCGCAACCCGCACCGGCCCGGACGGCACCGTCGCCCTCGTCCTCGACGCCGAGCAGCGGACCTCCGTCCCGGGCATCTGGTCGGCGGGTGAGACCGGTGGCATTGGCGGGGCCCAACTGGCCCTGACCGAGGGCGAACTGGCCGCGCACTCCATCGCGGGTGCGCTGCCCGGGTCCCGGCTCACCCGCGGCCGGGCCCGGCTGCGCGCCTTCGCCGACGCGATGGCCGCAGCCCACCGTCCCGGCGAGGGGTGGACCGGCTGGCTCCGCGACGACGCCGTCGTCTGCCGCTGCGAGGAGGTGTCGGCCGGGCGGATCCGCGAGGCCGTGGGCGACCTCGGCGCGCGGGACGCCCGCAGCGTCAAGCTCCTCACCCGGGCCGGCATGGGTTGGTGCCAGGGCCGGATGTGCGGCCCGGCCGTCGCGGCCCTGGCCGGGGAGGAACCCGTGCCCGACCGGCGGCCGCTGTCCTGCCCCGTTCCGTTGCGCCACCTCGCCGAACTTCCCTGCGCCGAGCACTGA
- a CDS encoding (2Fe-2S)-binding protein, giving the protein MRSPRALVGGSPAAAHEITFDGRELPALPGQSIAAVLWSAGVLAWRTTREGGAPRGAFCGIGSCYDCLVTVNGRPNQRACLVPARPGDSVTTQEGTGRADLAV; this is encoded by the coding sequence ATGCGCAGCCCCCGCGCGCTGGTCGGCGGCAGCCCGGCAGCCGCGCACGAGATCACCTTCGATGGCCGGGAACTGCCCGCCCTGCCCGGCCAGAGCATCGCTGCGGTGCTCTGGAGCGCGGGCGTCCTCGCCTGGCGGACCACGCGGGAGGGCGGCGCCCCGCGCGGAGCGTTCTGCGGGATCGGTAGCTGCTACGACTGCCTGGTCACCGTCAACGGCCGCCCGAACCAGCGCGCCTGCCTGGTCCCGGCCCGGCCGGGGGACTCCGTCACCACCCAGGAAGGAACCGGCCGTGCCGACCTCGCCGTCTGA
- a CDS encoding NAD(P)/FAD-dependent oxidoreductase yields MLKRHSLDAVIIGAGVVGAACAHYAARAGLSVAVVDRGPVAGGTTGAGEGNLLVSDKEAGPELDLALLSTRLWTELAAVLPPDIEYEPKGGLVVAPDERTVKALRHFAEGQRAVGVDAVEVAADTLHDLEPHLAPGLAGGFHYPQDAQVQPAQAAARLLAAARAPGAPGAPAAEVYLGEEVTEILLDRGAVRGVRTRRRELLAPAVVNAAGTWGGHIASLAGVTLPVLPRRGFVLVTEPLPRVVRHKVYAADYIADVASGSAALQSSAVVEGTPSGPVLIGATRERVGFDRTLSTEALRRLAAQAAALFPVLADVRVMRAYHGFRPYLPDHLPAIGPDPRRPGLLHACGHEGAGIGLAPATGALIAAALTGAEPPLPAHPFRPDRFAVDPAATDTPEEQH; encoded by the coding sequence GTGCTCAAGAGACACTCCCTGGACGCCGTGATCATCGGCGCCGGCGTCGTCGGGGCGGCCTGCGCCCACTACGCGGCCCGCGCCGGACTCTCCGTGGCCGTGGTCGACCGGGGCCCCGTGGCGGGCGGCACCACCGGTGCCGGCGAAGGCAACCTGCTCGTCTCCGACAAGGAGGCGGGACCCGAACTCGACCTCGCCCTGCTGTCCACCCGCCTGTGGACCGAACTCGCCGCGGTCCTCCCGCCGGACATCGAGTACGAGCCCAAGGGTGGGCTCGTCGTCGCCCCCGACGAACGGACCGTGAAGGCCCTGCGGCACTTCGCGGAGGGCCAGCGCGCGGTCGGCGTCGACGCGGTCGAAGTGGCGGCGGACACTCTGCACGACCTGGAGCCGCACCTGGCCCCGGGTCTGGCGGGCGGTTTCCACTACCCGCAGGACGCTCAGGTCCAGCCCGCCCAGGCGGCGGCCCGGCTGCTGGCCGCGGCGCGCGCCCCGGGTGCGCCAGGAGCCCCGGCCGCCGAGGTGTACCTCGGCGAGGAGGTGACGGAGATCCTGCTGGACCGGGGCGCCGTCCGCGGGGTGCGCACGCGGCGCCGCGAACTCCTGGCCCCGGCCGTGGTCAATGCGGCCGGCACCTGGGGCGGCCACATCGCCTCGCTGGCCGGGGTCACCCTGCCCGTCCTCCCGCGCCGCGGCTTCGTCCTGGTGACCGAACCGCTGCCGAGGGTGGTCCGGCACAAGGTCTACGCCGCCGACTACATCGCGGACGTCGCCAGCGGCTCCGCCGCCCTGCAGTCCTCGGCGGTGGTCGAGGGCACCCCGTCCGGCCCGGTCCTGATCGGCGCCACCCGGGAGCGGGTCGGCTTCGACCGCACCCTCTCGACGGAGGCCCTGCGCCGCTTGGCCGCCCAGGCGGCGGCGCTCTTCCCCGTCCTGGCCGACGTCCGGGTCATGCGCGCCTACCACGGCTTCCGCCCCTACCTGCCCGACCACCTCCCGGCGATCGGCCCGGACCCGCGGCGCCCCGGGCTGCTGCACGCCTGCGGCCACGAGGGCGCGGGCATCGGCCTGGCGCCCGCCACCGGAGCGCTGATCGCCGCCGCCCTGACGGGGGCCGAACCGCCGCTCCCCGCCCACCCGTTCCGTCCGGACCGCTTCGCCGTGGACCCGGCCGCCACCGACACCCCTGAGGAGCAGCACTGA
- a CDS encoding collagenase gives MLKHRAVRSSLLASAVAVTLLATAGQATTQAAEFAAPATFTGAQAAPATAPGPTGNPFDEVDRLADQKDNTPAPAPAPGGQDITGQVPGAATPAAAPVDDLQKRGKAVQAAPTAKSVAAGVPCTLDGITGLTPEQFADFLGDQAVLADGCLRGLIWTWDARLAPVMSDAHVQAVSRRISGLAAAHDGRNSSHLEEMFTYLHAVAYHDYSRSEIDVTDAPTVDAMRRAIADFGAAARTFDATPSNARTLREALYAGSAPGLRQHQLGLIKKVLATMDPAHPATHLDAGWAGAALAALSVTYLGVYPGNQDAAFHSAVAADASYRDAFKAFSTYTHLKGTGNAWVVRDALSEYARFGQVEGLRERVVADLGAMLGPVRAAFGDGSEPWAKVVSWLNFYEACKPYGVCKEDIEKQLFPYTYSYDNGAIKVRTALDRATVDQLYYASKQVKAQYHRVLGTDQPLAGDPNSTLNIVLYASRADYVNYHPILTGYGTNNGGIYIENGATFYTYQRRVPQDSSLTLEELFRHEYTHYLNGRFAVPRFFGQGPWYEGDRTTAMDEGTAEFFDGATRDNGIAVRKSLVKSIISDTAGGGPRMSVEQLLNATYDGDGFRFYSYAGTFFEFLWTEKPALLREMYAHLRADDVAAYDAWRHRTGADTYLQRDYDRFLDAQIAKVDQLHVPNTSFTPNDRLRDAALASVKSSFATATYNTPDCVENGDPGKRRFTCTGRITANLKNWRSDDQNFKDMSETVDYFILDRAGAASNNLADMNCSFGPVEIWTNKVAGTSSYSCEGPLRS, from the coding sequence GTGCTCAAGCACAGAGCTGTGCGCTCTTCCCTCCTCGCCTCCGCCGTGGCCGTGACCCTCCTCGCCACCGCGGGGCAGGCCACCACGCAGGCCGCAGAGTTCGCGGCCCCGGCCACCTTCACCGGCGCACAGGCCGCCCCCGCCACAGCCCCCGGCCCCACGGGGAACCCGTTCGACGAGGTCGACCGCCTGGCCGACCAGAAGGACAACACCCCCGCGCCGGCCCCGGCCCCCGGCGGGCAGGACATCACCGGGCAGGTCCCCGGTGCGGCCACACCCGCCGCCGCGCCCGTCGACGACCTGCAGAAGCGCGGCAAGGCGGTCCAGGCGGCCCCCACCGCGAAGAGCGTCGCCGCGGGCGTCCCCTGCACCCTCGACGGGATCACCGGCCTGACCCCCGAGCAGTTCGCCGACTTCCTCGGCGACCAGGCCGTCCTCGCCGACGGCTGTCTGCGCGGGCTCATCTGGACCTGGGACGCCCGCCTGGCCCCGGTCATGTCGGACGCGCACGTCCAGGCCGTCTCCCGCCGGATATCCGGCTTGGCCGCCGCCCATGACGGGCGCAACTCCTCCCATCTGGAGGAGATGTTCACGTACCTGCACGCGGTCGCCTACCACGACTACTCGCGCTCCGAGATCGACGTCACCGACGCTCCCACCGTCGACGCCATGCGCCGTGCCATCGCCGACTTCGGCGCCGCCGCCCGCACCTTCGACGCGACCCCCAGCAATGCCCGCACCCTGCGCGAGGCCCTTTACGCAGGCAGCGCACCCGGCCTGCGCCAGCACCAGCTCGGCCTCATCAAGAAGGTGCTGGCCACCATGGACCCGGCCCACCCGGCCACCCACCTCGACGCGGGCTGGGCGGGCGCCGCGCTGGCCGCGCTCTCCGTCACCTACCTGGGTGTCTACCCGGGCAACCAGGACGCCGCCTTCCACTCCGCGGTGGCCGCCGACGCCTCCTACCGCGACGCCTTCAAGGCCTTCTCCACCTACACGCACCTCAAGGGCACGGGCAACGCCTGGGTGGTGCGCGACGCGTTGAGCGAGTACGCCCGCTTCGGCCAGGTCGAGGGCCTGCGGGAGCGGGTCGTCGCCGACCTCGGCGCGATGCTCGGCCCCGTCCGCGCCGCCTTCGGCGACGGCAGCGAGCCGTGGGCCAAGGTCGTCTCCTGGCTCAACTTCTACGAGGCCTGCAAACCGTACGGGGTGTGCAAGGAGGACATCGAGAAGCAGCTGTTCCCCTACACCTACTCCTACGACAACGGCGCCATCAAGGTCCGCACCGCCCTGGACCGGGCCACCGTCGACCAGCTGTACTACGCGAGCAAGCAGGTCAAGGCCCAGTACCACCGCGTGCTCGGCACCGACCAGCCGCTCGCGGGCGACCCCAACTCCACGCTCAACATCGTGCTCTACGCCTCCCGCGCCGACTACGTGAACTACCACCCGATCCTGACCGGCTACGGCACCAACAACGGCGGCATCTACATCGAGAACGGCGCCACCTTCTACACCTACCAGCGCCGCGTCCCCCAGGACTCCTCCCTCACCCTCGAGGAGCTCTTCCGCCACGAGTACACGCATTACCTCAACGGCCGCTTCGCGGTGCCCCGCTTCTTCGGCCAGGGCCCCTGGTACGAGGGCGACCGGACGACCGCCATGGACGAGGGCACGGCCGAGTTCTTCGACGGCGCCACCCGCGACAACGGCATCGCCGTCCGCAAGTCCCTCGTCAAGAGCATCATCAGCGACACGGCCGGCGGCGGCCCGCGCATGAGCGTCGAGCAGCTGCTGAACGCCACTTACGACGGCGACGGCTTCCGCTTCTACAGCTACGCGGGCACCTTCTTCGAGTTCCTGTGGACCGAGAAGCCCGCGCTGCTGCGCGAGATGTACGCGCACCTGCGGGCCGACGACGTGGCGGCGTACGACGCCTGGCGCCACCGGACGGGCGCGGACACCTACCTCCAGCGCGACTACGACCGTTTCCTGGACGCGCAGATCGCCAAGGTCGACCAGCTCCACGTGCCGAACACCTCCTTCACCCCGAACGACCGGCTGCGCGACGCGGCGCTCGCCTCGGTGAAGTCCTCCTTCGCCACGGCCACGTACAACACCCCGGACTGCGTGGAGAACGGCGACCCGGGCAAGCGGCGTTTCACCTGCACCGGCCGGATCACCGCGAACCTGAAGAACTGGCGCAGCGACGACCAGAACTTCAAGGACATGTCGGAGACGGTCGACTACTTCATCCTCGACCGGGCGGGCGCGGCCTCGAACAACCTCGCCGACATGAACTGTTCCTTCGGTCCGGTGGAGATCTGGACCAACAAGGTCGCGGGCACCTCCAGTTACAGCTGCGAGGGCCCCCTCCGCAGCTGA
- a CDS encoding aminopeptidase P family protein: protein MTDASTRLNTGSHDRPVSPELSRFMAGHWAATPLPYSARVPGHAVTPARRARLSARFPGERLIVPAGELKVRSNDCDHRFRPHSAYAWLTGLTGEDQAGHVLVMEPSGPHAHEAVLHLRPRSPRADGDGEFYRDRRYGEFWVGRRPDLAEAERLTGIRCAHLDELGSPAGRNAATDAELASALSELRLVKDAWEVEQLQLAVDHTTAGFEDVVRALPRALAHPRGERWIEGVFGLRARAEGNGTGYETIAASGAHACTLHWIRNDGRLNGTELLLLDAGVETDTLYTADITRTLPLSGRFSPVQRQVYELVLAAQEAGIAALRPGASFGDFHRAGMRVIAEGLAEWGVLKDAEGDLHRRYTLCSSGHMLGLDVHDCAKARAETYLDGVLEEGQVLTVEPGLYLQPDDETLPAELRGIGVRIEDDLVITANGARLMSGALPRTVAGIEDWMGHLLER, encoded by the coding sequence GTGACCGACGCGTCCACCCGCCTCAACACGGGCAGTCACGACCGCCCGGTGTCCCCGGAGTTGTCCCGGTTCATGGCGGGCCACTGGGCCGCGACCCCGCTGCCCTACTCCGCGCGCGTCCCCGGCCATGCCGTCACCCCGGCCCGCCGGGCGCGGCTCTCGGCCCGCTTCCCGGGCGAGCGGCTGATCGTCCCGGCCGGGGAGCTGAAGGTCCGCTCCAACGACTGCGACCACCGCTTCCGCCCGCACAGCGCGTACGCCTGGCTGACCGGCCTCACCGGCGAGGACCAGGCGGGCCACGTCCTGGTCATGGAGCCGTCGGGCCCGCACGCCCACGAGGCCGTGTTGCACCTGCGGCCGCGCTCGCCGCGGGCGGACGGGGACGGGGAGTTCTACCGGGACCGTCGGTACGGGGAGTTCTGGGTGGGCCGCCGGCCGGACCTCGCGGAGGCCGAACGCCTCACCGGCATCCGCTGCGCCCACCTGGACGAACTCGGCTCACCGGCCGGCCGCAACGCGGCCACCGACGCCGAACTCGCCTCCGCCCTCTCGGAGCTGCGCCTGGTGAAGGACGCGTGGGAGGTCGAGCAGCTCCAGCTGGCCGTCGACCACACGACGGCGGGCTTCGAAGACGTCGTACGGGCCCTGCCGCGCGCGCTGGCGCACCCGCGCGGCGAGCGCTGGATCGAGGGGGTCTTCGGCCTGCGCGCCCGGGCCGAGGGCAACGGCACCGGGTACGAGACGATCGCGGCGTCCGGCGCCCACGCCTGCACCCTGCACTGGATCCGCAACGACGGCCGGCTGAACGGGACGGAACTGCTCCTCCTGGACGCGGGCGTGGAGACGGACACCCTCTACACGGCGGACATCACCCGCACCCTCCCCCTGTCGGGCCGCTTCTCCCCCGTCCAGCGCCAGGTCTACGAACTGGTCCTGGCCGCCCAGGAGGCGGGCATCGCGGCGCTGCGCCCGGGGGCGAGCTTCGGGGACTTCCACCGGGCCGGGATGCGGGTGATCGCGGAGGGGCTGGCGGAGTGGGGCGTCCTGAAGGACGCGGAGGGCGACCTGCACCGGCGGTACACGCTGTGCAGCAGCGGCCACATGCTGGGGCTGGACGTCCACGACTGCGCGAAGGCGAGGGCGGAAACCTACCTGGACGGCGTCCTGGAGGAGGGCCAGGTCCTGACGGTGGAGCCGGGCCTCTACCTCCAGCCCGACGACGAAACCCTCCCGGCCGAGCTGCGGGGCATCGGCGTCCGCATCGAGGACGACCTGGTCATCACGGCGAACGGCGCCCGCCTGATGTCGGGCGCGCTGCCGCGCACGGTGGCCGGCATCGAGGACTGGATGGGCCACCTGCTGGAACGGTGA